The following proteins come from a genomic window of Rutidosis leptorrhynchoides isolate AG116_Rl617_1_P2 chromosome 10, CSIRO_AGI_Rlap_v1, whole genome shotgun sequence:
- the LOC139873104 gene encoding transcription factor PRE4-like, translated as MSSRRSRSRQSASAMITEDQINDLVSKLHQLLPEIRSRRSDKVSAAIVLQETCSYIKSLHREVEDLSERLSELLENTDSTQASIIRNLIMQ; from the exons ATGTCGAGCCGAAGATCAAGATCTAGGCAATCAGCATCTGCAATGATCACTGAAGATCAAATCAATGATCTTGTTTCCAAATTGCATCAGCTTCTCCCAGAAATCCGCAGTCGCCGATCAGACAAG GTGTCAGCAGCTATAGTATTACAAGAAACATGTAGCTACATTAAAAGCTTGCATAGAGAGGTTGAAGACTTAAGCGAGCGTCTGTCGGAATTACTAGAAAACACAGATTCAACCCAAGCTTCCATTATCAGGAATCTAATAATGCAATAG